A part of Arcobacter sp. F2176 genomic DNA contains:
- a CDS encoding HD-GYP domain-containing protein — MGIFELEDKVICECSKALLLALGQKDEHTQLHSERVVAISEELGICIGLDETQIKILRISAAFHDIGKIGIPDRILLKTTPFDNEEWKVMQSHTLKSEELVKSMHFENSEIIANAVRHHHEYYNGKGYPDKLKDKEISIYSRILSLADSYDAMASPRPYHDKRSHNEIMSILETENGTKHDPELFKEFKELIEKSKQKVD; from the coding sequence ATGGGAATATTTGAATTAGAAGATAAAGTAATTTGTGAATGTTCAAAAGCACTTTTATTGGCTTTAGGGCAAAAAGATGAGCATACTCAACTACACTCTGAAAGAGTTGTAGCTATTTCTGAAGAATTAGGTATTTGTATAGGATTAGATGAAACTCAAATAAAAATTCTGCGCATTAGTGCTGCATTTCATGATATAGGTAAAATTGGTATACCTGATAGAATATTGTTAAAAACTACTCCTTTTGATAATGAAGAATGGAAAGTTATGCAAAGCCATACTCTAAAAAGTGAAGAATTAGTAAAAAGTATGCATTTTGAAAATAGTGAAATAATAGCCAATGCAGTCAGACATCATCATGAATATTATAATGGGAAAGGATATCCTGATAAACTCAAAGATAAAGAGATATCTATATATTCTCGTATACTTTCACTAGCAGATAGTTATGATGCTATGGCATCACCTAGACCTTACCATGACAAACGAAGCCATAATGAAATCATGTCAATTCTAGAAACAGAAAATGGAACAAAACATGACCCAGAGTTATTTAAAGAGTTTAAGGAACTTATTGAAAAAAGCAAACAAAAAGTAGATTAA